The Meiothermus sp. genome segment GAGGCGGGGAATCAGGCTCACCAAAAGGGTCTTGCCGCTGCCGGTGCGTCCGGTAATGCCCAGGGTGGTGCCCTCCGGGATGGTCAGGGTGATGCCATCCAGCACCTTGCGACCGCCGAGCTCGAGGCTCACCTCCTCGAACTTGACCTCCCCCCGCAAAAAGCCATCAGCCACCCCCTTTGCCCCGTTCGGGAGAAGGGAATTCGATGGGTCGGCAATTCGGGCCGGCTCGTGCCAGAACTCCTCGAGCCGCTTGTAGCTCGTCGAGCCCCGCTGGAAGATGGTCAGCGTCCAGCCGAGCCCTACAATCGGCCAGCCCAGCATCATCAGGTAGGCGTTGAACTGCACAAACTGCCCCGCGGTCATCTCGCCCCGGATGACCATCCCACCGCCCATCCAAAGCACAATCAGAGCAGCAAAGCCCATCAGGAGGCCCATTAAGGCCCGTACCGGGCCGTCCACGCGCGTCAGGGCCAGGCTTTTGGCGATGTAGTCCTTGTTGAGGGCCTGGAACGACTTTAGCTCGCGCTCTTCCAGGGCAAAGCCCTTGACCACCCGGATGCCGGAAAAGTTCTCCTGGGCGCGGGTAGAGATTTTATCGAAGGACTCCTGACTCTCGCGGTAGCGCTGGTCAATCAGGCGTAGAACGTAGTACATGATGACAAAAATGACGGGGAAGATCAGAGAAAGCGCCAGGGCCAGCGGGACACTGACCAGATACATGGAGGCTATGGCAAACACCACAAACATCAGCAGGCGGCTGCCCATGTTGATGCCGCCCCCCAGCATCTCGCGCACTGCGCCTAGGTCGGTGGTGAACTTGTTCATCAGATCGCCAATGCGGTTCTGGCTATAAAAATAGCTGTCCAGCGCTAGGGCTTTCTTGAACAAGCCCATGCGCAGGTCGTGTTCAATGTAGCGGCTGGCCACCACCAGAAGCTGCCGGTTGGCCCAGGAGAAAAAGGCCGAGGCCACGGCAGCACCAAAAATGGCCCAGACCCAGACCAGGTAAGCCTCTCCAGCGCGGATGGCGTCAATGGCATGGCGCAGGAAATAAGGCGATAGGGAAGCCATGCCCACCGAGGCGATACCGGCCAGCATGCCCCAGAGGTACTGAGGGCCATAGCGCCGCAGGTAGGGCATCAATGCTTTGAGGGGGCCAAATACTGACTGGTCAGTTCTGGGGGATGGTTCGTCTTGCCGGGGCGACTGCATTTGTACCACTCTATTCCTCCCAATGGTTTTGGAGCGTGAGCTTTTTCTTATTTGAGCAGCCTGGGGGTTGCTGGGTCAACATCGCCCCCGAGAAGGGGCACACGAGAAGGGGCACACGAGAAGGGGCACACGAGAAGGGGCACAGAAGTATAAGTCTATCAGGCGTGGAGATCTTTAGCTAGTTCGGCGACGACCCGTTCCCAAGGAGCCTCCAGACCCACCATCCGCCAGGGCTTGGGAGGGGGGGCTTTTTTGAGCAGCTTGCGAAGCGGGGTGGGCAGGGGTAGGTATTCGGCATCGTGCACGTAGAGCAGCCCCTCCACCTTGCCCAGCCTCGAGAGGTAACGGTGCATACCGGCGGCCTCGAGGTCGGTGGGCAGCTCCAGGTCGAGTTCCAGGTGAGCCCCTTCCTGGCGGAGTTCGGCCGGGGCTTTATCGGCCAGGAACAGACTCAGCCCGTGTGCGGCCAGCCCAGCCTTCAGGGGGGTCAGCCAATGCGTGTCACAGAGCAGCATGGGCTGGGCAATTAACCCAATCGGATGGGTTCCGGGCTGTTTGGGCGGTGAATAAGAGGCGTTGAGCAGGTGCTTGGTGCGCTCCAGGGCCCGCCTTGCCAGCATGGGGTTCTGGGTCAGGTTCTGTCCGATTTCCGCCGCCAGACCGGCCACCTCCGGTGAAAGCTCGGCGGGAACCACCAGCACCAGGGGCAGCCCGGGTACAAGCTGCTCGAGGGTCGCATCCAGGCCCACCAACCAGGGAGAGGAGCTGCCCTTCTGGGCCTCCTGGCCTAGCTGGGTATCGGGCAGTAATAAGAAGTCCACCCCCTGGCTCTTTAGACTAAAGATTTGGCTCAGCAAGCGCCGAATCGGTAGTGGAAAGGGAAGGTTTATGGCCTCCTCCTCAGGTCGAACAATCTCTACCTCGAGCGCTCGCAAGTATGCTTCCCAAAAAGATAGGTAGCGCTTAGAAAGCCAGCTGTTCAAAACACCCACACGCACCGGACTATCCTATCGCACATCGGGGTGGATGTTGTTTGGGGGTTCTCGCTACTCCAGACCCAGCGCTACTTCTTTCGGGGTGCCGGGTGGCTCGAGCGGGGGATCATCCCCGATTTGCGAAAGAAACTGGGTCAGGGCCTCGAGGCTCTCGAACTGGTGAAGTTGCCCGTTGGTCTCGTCTTTGAGTACCGCCCATAGACCGGACGGGTCTTGCCAGAGTTGCAATAAATAGGTTCGGGTCTTCGGCATAACTCCCTCTTATGCACCTGAGGGTAGCAAAGCCGTCGTTACAAGACCGTTATGTTTTGAAGAGCTGCCGTACAAAGCTGCGGAGGGCCAGAACGCCCTGGCGCAGCGACTCGGGTTCGACCCATTCTTCGGGGGTGTGGGCGCCGCCCCCACGATACACGCTCAGGGTGATGGCGGGGATACCCGCCTCCACGCCCGCCGAGGCGTCGGTAGAACCGGCGGTGAACTGGGCCTCGAGGCCTACTTCCATAAAAGCCTTGCGGGCTGCTTCCAGCATGGCCGGGGTGGCCGTACTGCCGGCCGGGCGCTCACCCAGCACCTCAAACTCCAGCCGAACATTGAACCTTCGGGCAGCTTCCATCAAAATTTCTTGTACCTGAGAGACTTTCTGATCCAGTACTGGGGCTTCCAGGGCCCGCAGATCAAGCTCGAAGCCCACCTCCTGCGGAATGGCATTGATGGCCTCGCCACCCCACAACTTGCCCACATTCAAGCTGGTATTGCTGGGGCGCTCGAGGGCGTACATCTGGGCCAGTGCCTGTCCCAGCGCCGGCACCGGCGAGGGGGCCTCGCGGTCGCCCCAGGCATGGCCCCCCGGCCCCAAAAAACGGGCCCGCATCCGGTGTGAACCTGCCGAACGGCTCACAATGCCAGGTAGATACCCATCCACCCCGATCATCTGCTGGGGTTGCAGATGCTTGACCAGATGCCGGGCCCCGCGCAGATTACCCAACCCTTCCTCGCCCACACTAAAAGCCACCGTACAGCCCAGGGCCACCAGTTCACCGGCCAGGGCCATCAAGACCGCCACCCCCGACGAGTTGTCACCCACCGCCGGGCCATACCAGCGGTTTTTCTCCCGCCGCAGAACTGTAGGGGTCAGCACGGTGTCAATATGAGCGACCAACAAGATGGAGCCCTGACCGGCCCACACATTGCCTAGCTCATCGGTCTGGGGCTGTAGCCCCTGGGCGCGGAGTTGGCGGGCAACCCAGGCTCCGCGGGCGGGATCGCCGCCAATCTCGGCAATTTCCCCCAGCAGCAGTACAGGGTCGAGGGTGGTTTGGGTGGCAGGATCGCTCATCGGGTTTTGATGATACAGGCTTTGTACGTGCTGTGCAGCGGGGGTGTAATCCTAAGTACGACAACGTTAGGAATTTGCTCTACCCGAAAAGGGGAGCCCATAAGCCGCGCCGCTTTAAACACCGGCCACTTCTTTCGCCGAGACCGTCACCGCAAAAATCTAATGTGGGCGCACTTAGACCCATCATCGCCAGGATGCAGGGTTGTTGCAGGTCTCATGTCTCGGGTCGTTTGTTTAGATGCGGGTGTCCTATGTGGCGTTGAGCCTTCGACTTTCAACAGCCGCAAACGATGGCACAAAAGCACCCACGCAGGATTCCTGATTACTCCTCCTGCGCCTACTGCTCGTCGCTTTTTTCCGCCAGGCCTTCGCGCAGGGCGTAGAGGGCGGCCTGGGTGCGGTTGTTCAGGTGGAGCTTCTGGAAGATATCGGACAGGCGGTTGCGCACAGTTTTTTCGGAGAGCGAGAGTTCGGAGGCAATCTCGAGGTTGGTGTAGCCCTGGGCTACCAGGCGCAAAATTTGCACCTCCCGCTCCGATAGCTCGGCGTGCTCTTTGGGGGTGGTCTCCTGTTTGGCCTTGAAGTCCTGGATGATTTGCTCGGCCATCTCGGCATCGAGCAAGACCTCGCCCTGATAAACCCGCCGGATGGCCTCCAGGAGTTCCTTGGCGTCGGCGTCCTTGAGCATGTAGCCCCGTGCCCCTGCCTTGACAGCCTCGAAGACATAGCCGTCCTGGCGGTACATGGTGAGCATAATCACCTTGGCCTGGGGCCACTCCTTGAGGATTTCCTGGGTGGCCTGCACCCCATCGAGGCCGGGCATCTGGATGTCCATCAGGATGATGTCGGGGTGGGCCTCGAGGGCGTGGCGCAGGGCCTCGCGCCCATCTTTGGCCTCGCCCATGACCTTGAAGTCGGGTTCGGCCTCCAGCAGGCTTTTGAGCCCCTGGCGAAACAGGGCGTGGTCGTCGGCAAGCAGGATACGAATCATTAGAGTGTATTGTACACACAAGCTGAACCCAGCCTGGTGCGTGGTTGGTTGGACATGGTTCATGTTGCACTTGGGTATGACCCATAGCCGGTAGCCTTATGGAGGGGGCATAGGTTTTGTTGTGTGCGCCCGTGCTGTTATCGGGAAGGGTTCCAAGAAGGTGCAAAGATGAACGGTTGGTGGCTGCTTTTGCTGGCGATTATTTCAGAGGTCATAGGCTCTACTGCTCTCAAGGCCTCGCAGGGCTTTACCAGACTGCTGCCCTCGCTGGTGGTAGTGCTGGGTTACGGGCTGGCTTTTTACTTTCTGAGCCTGGCGCTCAAAACCATTCCGCTCAACACCGCCTATGCGGTCTGGTCGGGGCTGGGCACAGCCCTGATTGCAGTGCTGGGCTGGTTGGTACTCAAGGAGCCCATGAACGGGGCGATTGCGCTGGGCATTGTGCTCATTATTGTGGGGGTGGTGGTTTTGAACCTGGCCTCGAGGCCCTAGTGCACAGGTAACTTGTTTTTCAGTAGTTTTTAAGCACGATGATTGCCCAAAATTGCGATGTGCAGCTCATTGAGGGGGACAGTATTGCATATCGAAATTCCTAGTTAGCAGATCACTGGTGTTTTTTTCAGTGGGTTAGGGCTTGGGGCAGGGTCGGTGCGTGAACCCTCACAAACCTCAGCCAGGGGCGCTTCAGACGCCTGGGGTTGCAAAAATGCTCGTAGCAAGGCGAGATGGCTGGGTGTTATGCCCCCACCTAGCCTCCCCCGTTGGAGGAAGGCGTGGCTTTACTTTATGCACCAGCCCTGGGGCTTGGGGCCGATTTATATGGTGCGCTGGCTATGAACCAACGGGTTCGATGCTATCTGCCCAAGGGAGGGCGATGC includes the following:
- a CDS encoding ABC transporter ATP-binding protein, translated to MPYLRRYGPQYLWGMLAGIASVGMASLSPYFLRHAIDAIRAGEAYLVWVWAIFGAAVASAFFSWANRQLLVVASRYIEHDLRMGLFKKALALDSYFYSQNRIGDLMNKFTTDLGAVREMLGGGINMGSRLLMFVVFAIASMYLVSVPLALALSLIFPVIFVIMYYVLRLIDQRYRESQESFDKISTRAQENFSGIRVVKGFALEERELKSFQALNKDYIAKSLALTRVDGPVRALMGLLMGFAALIVLWMGGGMVIRGEMTAGQFVQFNAYLMMLGWPIVGLGWTLTIFQRGSTSYKRLEEFWHEPARIADPSNSLLPNGAKGVADGFLRGEVKFEEVSLELGGRKVLDGITLTIPEGTTLGITGRTGSGKTLLVSLIPRLLDPTEGRVLVGGYDVKQLPLATLRRAIGMVPQEPFLFSDTLLENICFGLPEVDLQRAEWAAKLAGVHEDIVGFPKGYNTSLGERGVTLSGGQRQRVALARALALRPPILILDDAMSAVDTETESRILSGLKSMLGQQTTLLIGHRTSTLQYADWIVVLDHGKIAEEGTHEMLLTTGGIYAELDRIQRLQAEVD
- a CDS encoding response regulator transcription factor, with amino-acid sequence MIRILLADDHALFRQGLKSLLEAEPDFKVMGEAKDGREALRHALEAHPDIILMDIQMPGLDGVQATQEILKEWPQAKVIMLTMYRQDGYVFEAVKAGARGYMLKDADAKELLEAIRRVYQGEVLLDAEMAEQIIQDFKAKQETTPKEHAELSEREVQILRLVAQGYTNLEIASELSLSEKTVRNRLSDIFQKLHLNNRTQAALYALREGLAEKSDEQ
- a CDS encoding multidrug efflux SMR transporter, which produces MNGWWLLLLAIISEVIGSTALKASQGFTRLLPSLVVVLGYGLAFYFLSLALKTIPLNTAYAVWSGLGTALIAVLGWLVLKEPMNGAIALGIVLIIVGVVVLNLASRP
- a CDS encoding M20/M25/M40 family metallo-hydrolase; the protein is MSDPATQTTLDPVLLLGEIAEIGGDPARGAWVARQLRAQGLQPQTDELGNVWAGQGSILLVAHIDTVLTPTVLRREKNRWYGPAVGDNSSGVAVLMALAGELVALGCTVAFSVGEEGLGNLRGARHLVKHLQPQQMIGVDGYLPGIVSRSAGSHRMRARFLGPGGHAWGDREAPSPVPALGQALAQMYALERPSNTSLNVGKLWGGEAINAIPQEVGFELDLRALEAPVLDQKVSQVQEILMEAARRFNVRLEFEVLGERPAGSTATPAMLEAARKAFMEVGLEAQFTAGSTDASAGVEAGIPAITLSVYRGGGAHTPEEWVEPESLRQGVLALRSFVRQLFKT